A single region of the Brassica rapa cultivar Chiifu-401-42 chromosome A03, CAAS_Brap_v3.01, whole genome shotgun sequence genome encodes:
- the LOC103858562 gene encoding protein BEARSKIN2 — MGSSSNGGVPPGFRFHPTDEELLHYYLKKKISYHKFEMEVIREVDLNKLEPWDLQERCKIGSTPQKEWYFFSHKDRKYPTGSRTNRATHAGFWKATGRDKCIRNSYKKIGMRKTLVFYKGRAPHGQKTDWIMHEYRLEDTDDPQGNPSEDGWVVCRVFMKKNLFKVVTEGGSSINSTDQYNHDASNNNNSLQARSFMHRDSPYQLVRNHGATTLELNKPDLTLHQYPPIFHKPPSLGFDYSAGLPRDCESAASEGLQYQQACEPGLEVGTCETVASHNHQQGLGEWSMMDRLVTCHMGNEDSSRGIRFEDGNNNSSSVVQPVPETNQLSLRSEMDFWGYSK; from the exons ATGGGTTCGTCGTCGAACGGAGGAGTGCCACCTGGGTTTCGGTTTCATCCGACAGACGAAGAGCTTCTCCATTACTACCTAAAGAAGAAAATCTCTTATCATAAGTTTGAGATGGAAGTCATCAGAGAGGTTGACTTAAACAAACTCGAGCCTTGGGATTTACAAG AGAGATGTAAGATAGGGTCAACACCGCAGAAAGAATGGTATTTCTTCAGCCACAAGGATAGGAAATACCCAACGGGTTCAAGGACCAACCGTGCAACTCATGCAGGGTTCTGGAAGGCAACAGGACGAGACAAGTGTATAAGGAACTCATACAAGAAGATAGGAATGAGAAAGACCCTTGTGTTCTACAAAGGAAGAGCTCCTCATGGCCAAAAGACTGACTGGATCATGCATGAGTATCGGCTTGAAGATACTGATGATCCTCAAGGCAATCCTAGT GAAGACGGATGGGTGGTTTGTAGGGTATTCATGAAGAAGAATTTGTTCAAGGTAGTGACTGAAGGAGGCTCAAGCATTAACTCAACGGACCAATACAATCATGATGCgtccaacaacaacaactcgcTCCAAGCTCGTAGCTTCATGCACCGAGACAGTCCTTACCAGCTAGTACGTAACCACGGAGCCACGACCTTGGAACTCAACAAGCCTGACCTGACACTTCATCAATACCCACCAATCTTCCACAAGCCACCTTCCCTTGGGTTTGACTACTCTGCAGGGCTTCCAAGGGATTGCGAAAGTGCGGCTAGTGAAGGGTTACAATACCAGCAAGCGTGTGAGCCAGGTTTAGAGGTTGGGACGTGCGAGACAGTGGCTAGTCATAACCATCAACAAGGTTTAGGTGAATGGTCAATGATGGACAGGCTTGTGACTTGTCATATGGGAAATGAAGATTCCTCTAGAGGGATTAGGTTTGAGGATGGTAACAACAATTCTTCGTCTGTTGTCCAGCCAGTTCCCGAGACGAATCAGCTTTCGTTGCGCAGTGAGATGGATTTCTGGGGTTATTCTAAATAG